A region of Schistosoma mansoni strain Puerto Rico chromosome 1, complete genome DNA encodes the following proteins:
- a CDS encoding putative histone h1/h5 encodes MTVSGVSGGSLAAAPSTAGVRKSAKSKKAPSIHPPYGDMIKKALKELKERGGSSRQAIAKYIKTNYKVDDRAESHLRRALVTGVKSGKLVHTKGIGASGSFKLADKSVTPKKVARPKTSKPKTTPKKVSTKKPKVVKPKSTTNPTSKPAASKPKATKPKSTAKPKKAKSPRKPKTVKPKKPVAKKTPKKVAKK; translated from the exons ATGACTGTTTCTGGCGTTAGTGGTGGTTCATTAGCTGCTGCCCCTTCAACTGCTGGGGTAAGAAAATCTGCAAAATCAAAAAAAGCACCATCCATTCATCCTCCATATGGAGATATGATAAAAAAAGCCCTTAAAGAACTGAAAGAACGCGGTGGGTCAAGTCGTCAAGCTATTGCTAAATATATCAAGACTAATTACAAAGTTGATGATCGTGCAGAAAGTCATCTACGTCGTGCTTTAGTTACTGGTGTCAAATCAGGCAAACTTGTCCACACTAAAGGAATTGGTGCATCTGGATCTTTCAAGCTTGCAGATAAATCTGTGACACCGAAAAAAGTTGCACGTCCTAAGACTTCAAAACCAAAAACTACTCCAAAGAAAGTATCTACGAAGAAGCCAAAAGTTGTCAAACCCAAATCAACCACCAATCCAACTAGTAAACCAGCCGCTTCAAAACCGAAAGCCACCAAACCCAAATCAACCGCTAAACCAAAGAAGGCCAAATCTCCACGTAAACCAAAA ACTGTGAAGCCTAAGAAACCTGTGGCAAAGAAGACTCCGAAGAAAGTTGCAAAGAAATAG